One Aegilops tauschii subsp. strangulata cultivar AL8/78 chromosome 7, Aet v6.0, whole genome shotgun sequence genomic window carries:
- the LOC109744095 gene encoding DEAD-box ATP-dependent RNA helicase 45: MSSGDDDRVTFSKHHHRDKDKDRDHSSSRRHRDKDRPSSRHHRDDRDGERERDRDRDRHHRDKERDREERKARERAEKEREKEEKREKEREREREEREMEKERERARRREERDREKEKSRRREAVDEENEDRDRDRKRRRRSLHRHHHRDVEPEETPLSREEEEDAEEVERRRQKKEEDMEAEQQRLDDEMERRRRRVKEWQEKKRREQQQEDGASGGAAAIEADGGGKSGKKWTLDGEESDEEDVKKLEENAGTGAMDVDLPNMDNGSNSGAGLEEDEIDPLDAFMDSMVLPVVAKLESATTATESVLADNAGGLNDKGVKDATSNEDKKRQMMAIGRIMQGDDSDSDYDDANNGEAGSDDEDDAEFIKRVKKTKAEKLVIVDHSKIDYQPFRKNFYIEVKDIKNMPAEEAAAYRKLLELKVHGKDVPKPIKTWIQSGLTSKLLDTIKKLGFEKPMPIQAQALPVIMSGRDCIGVAKTGSGKTLAFVLPMLRHVKDQPPVVPGDGPIGLIMAPTRELVVQIYSDIKKFSKVLGINCVPIYGGSGVAQQISELKRGAEIVVCTPGRMIDILCTSSGKITNLRRVTFLVLDEADRMFDMGFEPQITRIVQNTRPDRQTVLFSATFPRQVEILARKVLTKPVEIQMGGRSVVNKDITQLVEVRPESERFFRLLELLGEWFANGKILVFVQSQDKCDSLLKELFQHGYPCLSLHGGKDQNDRESTLADFKSNVCSLLIATSVAARGLDVKDLELVVNYDVTNHYEDYVHRVGRTGRAGRKGCAVTFISEEEERYAPDLVKALELSEQAVPEDLKALADRFMSKVKQGTEQAHGTGYGGSGFKFNEEEEEARKSAKRAQAREYGYEEDKSDSDSDDEGGVRKQGGDVAAQAIAAAQAAAALAAARATSNAQQQVPATTAGSLLPLPVAPNQQNNEATQRALDAAYNLQKNLARIQAHAVPEHYEAELEINDFPQNARWKITHKETLVPIQEWTGAAITTRGTFIPQGKIVGANERKLYLFIEGPNESSVKKAKAELKRVLEDCANQALNLPGSAQTGKYSVL; encoded by the coding sequence ATGTCGTCCGGCGACGATGACCGCGTCACCTTCTCCAAGCACCACCACCGGGATAAGGACAAGGACCGCGACCACTCCTCCTCTCGCCGCCACCGCGACAAGGACCGCCCCTCCTCTCGCCACCACCGCGACGACAGGGACGGTGAGCGGGAGCGGGACCGAGATCGCGACCGCCACCACAGAGACAAGGAGCGGGATCGAGAGGAGCGGAAGGCGCGGGAGCGGGCGGAGAAGGAGCGCGAGAAGGAGGagaagagggagaaggaaagggagagggagagggaggagagggaGATGGAGAAGGAGAGAGAGCGGGCGCGTCGTCGCGAGGAGCGGGATAGGGAGAAGGAGAAGTCGAGGAGGCGGGAGGCGGTCGATGAGGAGAACGAAGATCGTGACCGTGACCGCAAGCGCCGCCGCCGGTCCTTGCACCGGCACCACCACCGTGATGTGGAGCCAGAGGAGACACCGCTgtcaagggaggaggaggaggatgcagAGGAGGTGGAGAGACGGCGGCAGAAGAAGGAGGAAGACATGGAGGCTGAGCAGCAGCGGCTTGATGACGAGATGGAGCGGCGCCGCCGCCGTGTTAAGGAGTGGCAGGAGAAGAAGCGCCgtgagcagcagcaggaggatgGTGCCAGTGGTGGTGCAGCTGCCATTGAGGCTGATGGTGGAGGCAAGTCTGGGAAGAAGTGGACTTTGGATGGTGAGGAGTCGGATGAGGAGGATGTGAAGAAGTTGGAGGAGAATGCTGGCACTGGTGCCATGGATGTTGACCTACCAAACATGGATAATGGCAGTAACAGTGGGGCTGGTTTGGAAGAGGATGAGATTGATCCCCTCGACGCGTTTATGGACTCTATGGTGTTGCCAGTGGTTGCAAAGCTCGAGAGTGCCACAACAGCGACGGAGAGCGTGCTTGCTGACAATGCAGGTGGTTTGAATGACAAGGGTGTGAAGGATGCCACAAGTAATGAGGATAAGAAAAGACAGATGATGGCAATTGGGAGAATTATGCAAGGGGATGACTCTGACTCAGATTATGATGATGCTAATAATGGCGAGGCTGGATCAGATGATGAGGATGATGCAGAGTTCATAAAACGTGTCAAGAAGACGAAGGCAGAGAAGTTGGTTATTGTTGACCATTCCAAGATTGATTACCAACCATTCCGGAAGAATTTCTATATTGAGGTGAAAGACATAAAAAATATGCCAGCCGAGGAAGCGGCGGCCTACCGGAAGCTGTTGGAGCTCAAGGTGCACGGGAAAGACGTTCCGAAGCCAATAAAGACATGGATCCAGAGTGGTCTGACAAGTAAGCTACTTGACACTATCAAGAAGCTTGGTTTTGAGAAACCGATGCCTATACAAGCACAGGCGTTGCCAGTCATAATGAGTGGACGTGATTGTATAGGGGTTGCAAAGACTGGATCTGGGAAGACTCTAGCATTTGTCTTGCCCATGCTGAGGCATGTCAAAGATCAGCCGCCTGTTGTGCCTGGGGATGGCCCTATTGGGCTTATTATGGCTCCTACGAGAGAGCTTGTGGTGCAAATATATTCAGACATAAAAAAGTTCTCCAAGGTGCTTGGCATCAACTGTGTTCCTATATACGGAGGTTCTGGGGTTGCCCAGCAGATCAGTGAACTGAAGAGGGGTGCTGAAATTGTTGTTTGTACACCAGGCAGGATGATTGATATCCTTTGCACTAGCAGTGGCAAGATTACTAACCTTCGAAGAGTGACTTTCTTGGTGCTGGATGAAGCTGATAGGATGTTTGATATGGGTTTTGAGCCTCAGATTACTCGAATCGTTCAGAACACCCGTCCGGATAGGCAGACTGTCCTTTTCTCTGCCACTTTTCCACGGCAGGTGGAGATACTGGCACGTAAAGTGCTGACGAAGCCTGTTGAGATTCAGATGGGTGGGAGGAGTGTCGTGAACAAAGATATCACACAACTGGTGGAAGTGCGACCAGAAAGCGAGAGGTTCTTTAGGCTGTTGGAATTGCTTGGGGAGTGGTTTGCAAACGGAAAAATTCTTGTTTTTGTACAGTCGCAAGATAAGTGTGATTCTCTACTGAAAGAGCTGTTCCAGCACGGATACCCATGTTTGTCTCTACATGGTGGAAAGGATCAAAATGACCGTGAATCAACTCTTGCTGATTTCAAGAGTAATGTATGCAGCTTGCTGATTGCTACCAGTGTTGCTGCAAGGGGTTTAGATGTGAAAGATCTTGAGCTTGTTGTCAACTATGATGTTACTAATCATTATGAGGACTATGTTCATCGGGTCGGGCGAACGGGTCGCGCTGGTAGGAAGGGCTGTGCTGTGACTTTTATTTCTGAGGAAGAGGAACGCTATGCACCAGACCTTGTTAAGGCTTTGGAGCTATCTGAACAGGCCGTTCCAGAGGACCTGAAAGCCTTAGCGGATCGATTTATGTCAAAGGTCAAGCAGGGAACAGAGCAGGCCCATGGAACAGGCTATGGTGGAAGTGGTTTCAAGTTcaatgaagaagaggaggaagcaCGGAAATCTGCAAAAAGGGCTCAGGCAAGGGAATATGGATATGAGGAGGACAAGTCAGATTCAGATTCTGACGATGAAGGAGGTGTGCGTAAACAGGGAGGTGATGTTGCAGCACAAGCTATTGCTGCTGCTCAAGCTGCCGCTGCTTTGGCTGCTGCCAGGGCTACTAGTAATGCCCAGCAGCAAGTACCAGCCACAACGGCTGGCTCCTTGCTTCCTCTGCCGGTCGCACCTAACCAACAAAACAATGAAGCCACACAACGAGCACTTGATGCTGCATACAACTTACAGAAAAATTTGGCAAGGATACAGGCCCATGCAGTTCCAGAACACTATGAAGCGGAGCTTGAGATTAATGATTTCCCACAAAATGCTCGCTGGAAGATCACTCACAAAGAGACATTGGTTCCCATTCAGGAATGGACTGGAGCGGCAATTACTACAAGGGGAACCTTTATTCCTCAAGGCAAAATTGTTGGTGCTAACGAGCGCAAGCTGTACCTGTTTATTGAGGGCCCCAATGAGTCTTCCGTCAAGAAGGCGAAAGCAGAATTGAAGCGTGTCCTTGAGGATTGTGCCAACCAGGCACTGAATCTTCCAGGTTCTGCTCAAACCGGAAAGTATTCTGTTCTTTGA